The bacterium genome segment TTGTTAAACACTCTGTTATTCATGTAAACAAAACTAATGAAAATCAGAACAAACCATACATTACCAGGTATGTTCAGGATATTGAAATCACTTCGGTTATTAAGGAATACAGGTATTATCCAGATAGTTCAGGAAAATATGATGTTCCAAAAGAACAAAACAACGTGGTAACATACGGCAATGAACTAAAAGCTATTGCTATGCTTTTGGTTCATAAAGTTCCGGCTTCAATGGATCAGAGTGTAGATTTTTTGAAAGCTATTACAAAAGATTGCTTTGATCTTACAAAAGCCTCATTAGTAAATTGGAGCAATTCTTTATCTGATCTACTGGATCCTTTTACAGGAGAAATCCTGCAAAGTCTATATAATGCCAGTTATGTTCATACTGATGAATCCCCTATCAATATTAATGGCAGGAATCATCAATTGCATAATTACAGTAATGATAAATACACGCTTCAATATATGCATCAGAACAAGACTAAAGATGCTATGATAGAGCTTGGATTTTTACCTGATTATATCGGAACCTTGATACATGATCATAATAAAATACAATATAACTTTGGAACAAACCATGCAGAATGCAATGTGCATGCCTTAAGGTACTTAAAAGGTGTGACGGACTTTACAAAACACATATGGGCTGAAGACATGGCAAAACATTTGAAAGAAATATTGCATCAAAAGAATTTATTAAAAGCAGAAGGGATCGATTGTTTTGATGTAAATTCATTAGCCATGTATGTTAAAAGCTATGATCAAATACTTAAACAGGCAAGTATACAATACCAATCTGATTATGCTGCCAATGCTTACAAAGATGAAGAACGAAGGTTAATAACAAGATTGGCAGAATACAAGGATAATCATTTGTTATTCATGTATGATTTTAAAATTCCTTTTTCCAACAATAGAGCTGAAGCAGATATCAGGCCTGGAAAACGAAAGCAAAACATAGGAATTTTTCGCAGCGAGGATGGAGCAAAATATTATCTGAAAATCAGAAGTTTCATTTCTACATTTCTAAAAAACAACAGAAATGTTTTTCAAGGGATCAAGGATGCATTTGACGATAAAGCCATAACTTTAAAATCAGTCTAATTCTAAAAATGCACTTAATTTAGCATGCCTTTTTTAAATGCTACATCTGAACTGTAACAATGTCAACATAAATTTGCAGCATAGTAATTGAATAAAGATTGCAAGTTAAACTGACGTGTAAAAATTTAGTAATAATGTATAATGCTAATTTTGTGGCTGATTTTCCTGGATGTCAAGGGCGAGCTTGGCTCGTTTATCAAGGCGCAGCCGATGACCCTTTACATCCATAACGCATAAATCCTGTTGTTTGCGGGTATATGCACGTGCATATGCCCGCCTGCCTTCCGGCGAGGACAGGGTTCGGGACAGAGTCCTGAGGTTTTGACTTTCTTTTCTAAGAAGCTAATAGCAGCATTTCGTTTGCTGTCTTATACCCAAATATTCTTCTTGGATAATTATTTATCCATTCTTCTATAAATTTGATCCGTTTCTTGCTGATTGACCCTATATCGACACCTTTTGGGATAAAACGCCTGATCAACTTATTCGTGTTCTCATTTGTCCCCCTTTCCCATGAACTATATGGATGAGCATAGTATATTTTAAACCTTTTCTCTATAGTGTTCTTTACTGACGATTCCATCCCTTTGTAGTTTAAAAACTCACAGCCATTATCTACGGTTACTGTTTTGAAAATACTTTTGAATCTTTTTCCGTATTTAAGCTCCAGGTCATTAAGAGCTGCAACAACTGATTCCTGTGTCTTCGAAGGCATCTTAACGATTATCTCTGTTCTGCACTTTCTTTCACTTAATACCAGTAATGCAGCACCGCTGTCTTTTTTCTTGGTACTCCCTACGACGCAATCCATCTCCCAATGCCCATATACTTCCCTGTCTTCTATATCCGCCGGTCTCTCTTCTATGCTTGTTCCCTTAAGATTTTTATGCGCAATTGTCACTTTCTTGTAATCCCTTTTTTTGCCTTCCCTTTTAACAGGAAGATCATCATTCGTAAGATTCAAGAAAACATCTCCTCTGTCGATGTAGTTATACAATGTTTTTGTGCAAATGGATGTCACAAATGGCGAATTTGCTGTTCCAAGTCTTCCGATCACAGCATCCGGAGAGAATTTTTCATTTATTATTTTGTTTTCAATGTACTTGACCAGTTTATGATCTTTGCCTATCTTTAATCCCGGACCTTTGTTTTTTGAATTTTCTTCATATATTCTTTGTCCTGCATCTGCACAGTATTCGGTCCTATAAGTCAGATCGGAGTTTAACAGCATTATTTTGCCTTTAATTATCTCTCTTTCAATTGTCCGTGTTGATTTCCCGATTCGTTGACCTATTTCGTGGGCTTTAAGCTTTTCCTTCAACAAAATCTCGATTTTATACCTTTCTCTGGCAGTAAAGTGTTTATTCTTTGTTGAATTTGCGATATTATTGTCTTGGCTCATGGTATTCTCCTTTGCAATGTTTTGTTTGACAACTAACATTATACATTGGATTTACCGTGAGTCAATTTTTACACTTACGTCACTTCATTTTACAACTTACCGACTTACACTGCTGAAGAATAAACTTTTTTTTCATAGTCTGCTGTAATATTTTGCTCTCAAAAAACAACATTACAGAGAAACAATGGTTTTATCTTGAAACCATAACGCATCTTGGCAAAACCTTTTTAGCTATACTTTTCGTATAACACTTTTCTTGAAATTTGATATTCTGTATTATTTTTTTCTATCACCCTCTTTCTCCATTGATTTTCATATTTCGAATCTGTACTGATACCTTACGTCAACTTTTTCTTTTATTCGTTCAAAGTCCAGTAGGCATCCGCTGAATATGAGAAATATGAATTCTACGGTTCCCCTGACACCTTTTTTTTCAACAAGCTGCCTCAACTCTTTAAAATGCATTGTAAGTATATTTATTATATGTCCGACGTGCATAAGATAATGAAAACATTTCATTGCATTCCAATCATACGAAAAGCAATGTTCATATGCATATCCATGATGTTTTTCAATAAGATTCTGTGTCTCAATATTCCATCTGGATCGACCTATTGTGTTACATCGTCTGGAGACGTTTCTTTCTGTCAGTATTTTGGATGAAAGCCAAGCATATTGTTTCTGTTCATGGATCTCAAGCTTTCCGGTATCCTTGTTCTTTACATATATTGTTTCTTCGCATATCACCAGGTTCACAAAGATTTGCTTGCGCCTATTGTTTTCGTATCTGTATTCAATATCATTTGCCCAGAAGAAAACCTGTTTTACATTATTTATCATCTTTCCTTCATTTTTTTCTATACCACTGATTTTCTTTAATCCCTCATAGTCCTCCCATATCGATTTGAGAGAATCACTCTTTAAAGTTATCATAAAATCCCAGTTGTGCTTTACCAAAATTTCCATAACAGGCCCGTTCGCATAAAGACCGTCAAGCGTGACCGCTATCCCGAGTTTGGGAAAAACACTTTTTACCCTTCCGGCAAGCCTTTTAAATGCTTTCAACTCACAATCCTGTTTGAGTTTATCCGAATCATCACACTCAATACTGAATTCGTCCCTATCAAGAAATTCGCTCATGAACGGTATCGTGACTCCATTTGGGAGAACAATGGATGCCTCGAGTACATATGTGTAGTATTTATATGCATCTTCAGGCATCCCGTGTACATGTCTCTTAAGGCAGCTATCGCTCCATTCCCATTCTCTTGTGAATTTTCCTGTCCCGTCAAAAGCTATTATATATTTGCCGTTATCTTTGTATCGATCCAGCTTTTTGCTTGCTATCAGTCTTTTTAAAAGCTCTATTATTGCATCTTCGATTTTATCAGGATCTATTCTTCCAAGCAAACGGGAAAGGGTGTCAGCATGAGGAAGAGTATCGAGTTCAGGAAAAAACACTTTCATGTTTTCCATCAGTATCCTGCTCATCTTTCTGTTGGCCTGTCTTTTTGATCCCATATGAAACACGAACATCAGTATCCCATAAAGCATGAGCATCGTAAAAGAATGATCTGTTTTTTGTGTATTTCGGGGATCTTCGATCTTCGATAGATCTTTTAGAAGATCCGGAAGTATTTTCTTGTATACTTTTAATACTTCTGCTCCTGTCTGATGCCTTGCCTCCATCTCCTGTCCTGGATCTTCATAACTACATTTACAGTTCCGGATAATTCTTCTGTGCTCTCTGTTCATATACACTCACCGTCCATTTCTTTTTCCCCGGTGAGATATTTTCTGAAATCCTTTTCCAACGGGTACATGTATATCTGCTTTTGAGACAAAACAGAAGTTGTTTTTGTGCTGTTCCTTCCTCGCCCTGTTGTATTCCCAAGATATGTCCAGTTGGCAGCACGATATGAAACACCCGAGTATTTTTCTGAATCTACAAATGTTTCAAGCAACACAGGTGTATGACGGTGTTTTAGCCACCAGTCTTTTTGTATCTTCCTTGCTGCTTGCGAAAGTGAATAGCTTGCAAGATTTTTGATCTTTACCCAGGGGAATATCAAAAATCTTGTGTTATTGACAATAAGATAAAGTCTGGAAAAACGATCTTCTTTTGTCCATCCTATCCACTTATCTCTTTTAGCAAGCGACCACGATGATGCTGAAAACATCATGCATCCTACATATTGAGGATGTTCTCCTCCTGTGGTTATTAAATATTTCAACTGGTTTCCAAATGGACTGCCGTATTTGAGTTCGTGATATCGTTCAATATATTCATCCCACAAAACCTCTTTTTCTACTGTGTCTGCAATTTCTACCTTGACAGGCATGAATTCGTTGATCACCCCATATATATCTTCTTTAAAATTTGTTTTATCTGTTATCGGGATCTTCTTTTTATGTGATCCGCGATATGTTGGAAAC includes the following:
- a CDS encoding transposase produces the protein MSSNYQKQYQKEYDDLLLEIEDLKRLMKNLTSTISTLNVTINTMNTTIQKKDEEIKKLILENERLKNNNNKDSSNSGKPSSKDGFKKTIYNSREKTERKQGGQYGHKGSTTDVSKIKHMIDSGVVKHSVIHVNKTNENQNKPYITRYVQDIEITSVIKEYRYYPDSSGKYDVPKEQNNVVTYGNELKAIAMLLVHKVPASMDQSVDFLKAITKDCFDLTKASLVNWSNSLSDLLDPFTGEILQSLYNASYVHTDESPININGRNHQLHNYSNDKYTLQYMHQNKTKDAMIELGFLPDYIGTLIHDHNKIQYNFGTNHAECNVHALRYLKGVTDFTKHIWAEDMAKHLKEILHQKNLLKAEGIDCFDVNSLAMYVKSYDQILKQASIQYQSDYAANAYKDEERRLITRLAEYKDNHLLFMYDFKIPFSNNRAEADIRPGKRKQNIGIFRSEDGAKYYLKIRSFISTFLKNNRNVFQGIKDAFDDKAITLKSV
- a CDS encoding IS30 family transposase gives rise to the protein MSQDNNIANSTKNKHFTARERYKIEILLKEKLKAHEIGQRIGKSTRTIEREIIKGKIMLLNSDLTYRTEYCADAGQRIYEENSKNKGPGLKIGKDHKLVKYIENKIINEKFSPDAVIGRLGTANSPFVTSICTKTLYNYIDRGDVFLNLTNDDLPVKREGKKRDYKKVTIAHKNLKGTSIEERPADIEDREVYGHWEMDCVVGSTKKKDSGAALLVLSERKCRTEIIVKMPSKTQESVVAALNDLELKYGKRFKSIFKTVTVDNGCEFLNYKGMESSVKNTIEKRFKIYYAHPYSSWERGTNENTNKLIRRFIPKGVDIGSISKKRIKFIEEWINNYPRRIFGYKTANEMLLLAS
- a CDS encoding transposase family protein, with the translated sequence MNREHRRIIRNCKCSYEDPGQEMEARHQTGAEVLKVYKKILPDLLKDLSKIEDPRNTQKTDHSFTMLMLYGILMFVFHMGSKRQANRKMSRILMENMKVFFPELDTLPHADTLSRLLGRIDPDKIEDAIIELLKRLIASKKLDRYKDNGKYIIAFDGTGKFTREWEWSDSCLKRHVHGMPEDAYKYYTYVLEASIVLPNGVTIPFMSEFLDRDEFSIECDDSDKLKQDCELKAFKRLAGRVKSVFPKLGIAVTLDGLYANGPVMEILVKHNWDFMITLKSDSLKSIWEDYEGLKKISGIEKNEGKMINNVKQVFFWANDIEYRYENNRRKQIFVNLVICEETIYVKNKDTGKLEIHEQKQYAWLSSKILTERNVSRRCNTIGRSRWNIETQNLIEKHHGYAYEHCFSYDWNAMKCFHYLMHVGHIINILTMHFKELRQLVEKKGVRGTVEFIFLIFSGCLLDFERIKEKVDVRYQYRFEI
- a CDS encoding DUF4338 domain-containing protein: MDNNEQYIVNGRVLTANDLSSIKEISKLYPRLSRKELIRTICENLRWASAVLTKKEKKIEEGLEMLERAGEIKLPPKNKASGWDNNSFPTYRGSHKKKIPITDKTNFKEDIYGVINEFMPVKVEIADTVEKEVLWDEYIERYHELKYGSPFGNQLKYLITTGGEHPQYVGCMMFSASSWSLAKRDKWIGWTKEDRFSRLYLIVNNTRFLIFPWVKIKNLASYSLSQAARKIQKDWWLKHRHTPVLLETFVDSEKYSGVSYRAANWTYLGNTTGRGRNSTKTTSVLSQKQIYMYPLEKDFRKYLTGEKEMDGECI